A single region of the Accipiter gentilis chromosome 6, bAccGen1.1, whole genome shotgun sequence genome encodes:
- the ZIC4 gene encoding zinc finger protein ZIC 4 isoform X1 has product MSVDALGIPVMDPAALSRRNAALRLVDLAGAPRHHHHHPPQSMTGFPGFAGHPHATAPTQPGEHAAESRLGPHPLRPEHMGHRHHPPPHPPPQHHPAALKLSPAPHPHHQLHHHHHHRHHHHHHHHHHHHHHHMAGQAEVVSSQTGAFGPAQSPAAPYPVSHPAQALAAGRDFFIRRDLPAPLMPGLTEQHPAASSHHGLFVSTTGSYPGHHGHHHHHHSEAGNPSLFTGLHEQPPHAAPGGHLNGQIRLGLPGEMYARSEHFTQVPASRTDPFAASSLHSYGGMNLNVNLAPHHGPGAFFRYMRQPIKQELICKWIELDQTPKKLCSKTFSTMHELVTHVTVEHVGGPEQSNHICFWEECPREGKPFKAKYKLVNHIRVHTGEKPFPCPFPGCGKVFARSENLKIHKRTHTGEKPFKCEFEGCDRRFANSSDRKKHSHVHTSDKPYNCKVRGCDKSYTHPSSLRKHMKVHCKSPPPSSGYESSTPSLVSPSSDSGREPPASCSHAEPSAPAQPAANLSE; this is encoded by the exons ATGAGCGTGGATGCTCTGGGGATCCCAGTGATGGACCCTGCCGCTCTCTCCAGGCGGAACGCGGCGCTGAGATTAGTTGACTTGGCGGGGGCTCctcgccaccaccaccaccacccccctcagAGCATGACAGGCTTCCCGGGCTTCGCCGGGCACCCCCACGCCACGGCGCCCACGCAGCCGGGGGAGCACGCCGCCGAGTCCCGCCTCGGGCCGCACCCGCTCCGGCCAGAACACATGGGGCACcgccaccatcctcctcctcatcctcctcctcagcatcacCCCGCGGCCCTTAAGCTCAGCCCTGCCCCTCATCCCCACCACcagctccaccaccaccaccaccaccgccatcatcatcatcatcatcatcatcatcatcatcatcatcatcatatggCAGGCCAAGCCGAGGTGGTCTCTAGTCAAACGGGAGCGTTTGGCCCGGCGCAGTCACCAGCAGCCCCTTACCCCGTCTCTCACCCAGCCCAGGCTCTGGCAGCAGGTAGGGACTTCTTCATACGCAGAGACCTGCCGGCCCCACTCATGCCAGGGCTGACCGAGCAGCACCCCGCTGCAAGTTCTCACCACGGACTGTTTGTCTCAACAACAGGTAGCTACCCCGGACACCAtggtcaccaccaccaccaccactcagAAGCTGGGAATCCCTCTCTGTTCACTGGACTCCATGAGCAGCCTCCCCATGCAGCTCCAGGTGGCCATCTAAACGGACAGATAAGACTGGGGTTACCTGGAGAAATGTACGCCAGGTCTGAACATTTCACTCAAGTACCAGCCTCCAGGACAGATCCTTTTGCTGCTTCTTCGCTTCATAGCTACGGTGGCATGAATCTGAACGTGAATCTGGCTCCACACCACGGCCCGGGCGCCTTCTTTCGTTACATGAGGCAGCCCATCAAACAGGAACTCATCTGTAAGTGGATTGAGTTGGACCAGACTCCCAAAAAATTATGCTCGAAAACTTTCAGCACGATGCACGAGCTGGTGACTCATGTCACGGTGGAGCACGTTGGAGGACCCGAGCAGTCCAATCACATATGTTTCTGGGAAGAGTGTCCGAGAGAAGGGAAACCTTTCAAGGCCAAATACAAACTTGTAAATCACATCAGAGTCCACACAGGTGAAAAACCTTTCCCCTGCCCTTTCCCGGGCTGTGGCAAAGTGTTTGCCAGATCAGAGAATctcaaaatacacaaaagaacTCATACAG GGGAGAAGCCGTTCAAATGTGAATTCGAGGGCTGTGACAGACGCTTCGCCAACAGCAGCGACAGGAAGAAGCACTCGCACGTCCACACCAGCGACAAGCCCTACAACTGCAAAGTGAGAGGCTGCGACAAGTCCTACACCCACCCCAGCTCCCTGAGAAAACACATGAAAGTGCACTGCAAatcccctcctcccagctccgGCTACGAGTCCTCCACGCCCTCCTTGGTGTCCCCCTCCTCGGACTCCGGCCGGGAGCCCCCCGCCTCCTGTTCCCACGCCGAGCCCTCCGCGCCCGCGCAGCCCGCCGCCAACCTGAGCGAATG A
- the ZIC4 gene encoding zinc finger protein ZIC 4 isoform X2: MSVDALGIPVMDPAALSRRNAALRLVDLAGAPRHHHHHPPQSMTGFPGFAGHPHATAPTQPGEHAAESRLGPHPLRPEHMGHRHHPPPHPPPQHHPAALKLSPAPHPHHQLHHHHHHRHHHHHHHHHHHHHHHMAGQAEVVSSQTGAFGPAQSPAAPYPVSHPAQALAAGRDFFIRRDLPAPLMPGLTEQHPAASSHHGLFVSTTGSYPGHHGHHHHHHSEAGNPSLFTGLHEQPPHAAPGGHLNGQIRLGLPGEMYARSEHFTQVPASRTDPFAASSLHSYGGMNLNVNLAPHHGPGAFFRYMRQPIKQELICKWIELDQTPKKLCSKTFSTMHELVTHVTVEHVGGPEQSNHICFWEECPREGKPFKAKYKLVNHIRVHTGEKPFPCPFPGCGKVFARSENLKIHKRTHTGEKPFKCEFEGCDRRFANSSDRKKHSHVHTSDKPYNCKLRLRVLHALLGVPLLGLRPGAPRLLFPRRALRARAARRQPERMMSTPLLSR, encoded by the exons ATGAGCGTGGATGCTCTGGGGATCCCAGTGATGGACCCTGCCGCTCTCTCCAGGCGGAACGCGGCGCTGAGATTAGTTGACTTGGCGGGGGCTCctcgccaccaccaccaccacccccctcagAGCATGACAGGCTTCCCGGGCTTCGCCGGGCACCCCCACGCCACGGCGCCCACGCAGCCGGGGGAGCACGCCGCCGAGTCCCGCCTCGGGCCGCACCCGCTCCGGCCAGAACACATGGGGCACcgccaccatcctcctcctcatcctcctcctcagcatcacCCCGCGGCCCTTAAGCTCAGCCCTGCCCCTCATCCCCACCACcagctccaccaccaccaccaccaccgccatcatcatcatcatcatcatcatcatcatcatcatcatcatcatatggCAGGCCAAGCCGAGGTGGTCTCTAGTCAAACGGGAGCGTTTGGCCCGGCGCAGTCACCAGCAGCCCCTTACCCCGTCTCTCACCCAGCCCAGGCTCTGGCAGCAGGTAGGGACTTCTTCATACGCAGAGACCTGCCGGCCCCACTCATGCCAGGGCTGACCGAGCAGCACCCCGCTGCAAGTTCTCACCACGGACTGTTTGTCTCAACAACAGGTAGCTACCCCGGACACCAtggtcaccaccaccaccaccactcagAAGCTGGGAATCCCTCTCTGTTCACTGGACTCCATGAGCAGCCTCCCCATGCAGCTCCAGGTGGCCATCTAAACGGACAGATAAGACTGGGGTTACCTGGAGAAATGTACGCCAGGTCTGAACATTTCACTCAAGTACCAGCCTCCAGGACAGATCCTTTTGCTGCTTCTTCGCTTCATAGCTACGGTGGCATGAATCTGAACGTGAATCTGGCTCCACACCACGGCCCGGGCGCCTTCTTTCGTTACATGAGGCAGCCCATCAAACAGGAACTCATCTGTAAGTGGATTGAGTTGGACCAGACTCCCAAAAAATTATGCTCGAAAACTTTCAGCACGATGCACGAGCTGGTGACTCATGTCACGGTGGAGCACGTTGGAGGACCCGAGCAGTCCAATCACATATGTTTCTGGGAAGAGTGTCCGAGAGAAGGGAAACCTTTCAAGGCCAAATACAAACTTGTAAATCACATCAGAGTCCACACAGGTGAAAAACCTTTCCCCTGCCCTTTCCCGGGCTGTGGCAAAGTGTTTGCCAGATCAGAGAATctcaaaatacacaaaagaacTCATACAG GGGAGAAGCCGTTCAAATGTGAATTCGAGGGCTGTGACAGACGCTTCGCCAACAGCAGCGACAGGAAGAAGCACTCGCACGTCCACACCAGCGACAAGCCCTACAACTGCAAA ctccgGCTACGAGTCCTCCACGCCCTCCTTGGTGTCCCCCTCCTCGGACTCCGGCCGGGAGCCCCCCGCCTCCTGTTCCCACGCCGAGCCCTCCGCGCCCGCGCAGCCCGCCGCCAACCTGAGCGAATG ATGTCTACCCCGTTGCTCTCAAGGTAA